AAATACCGTCTCAAATAGATCAGTTCTTGTGATATATTCACTAAGTTTTCTATCGTTGATCATATTTTCTCCTTTTCCTTCAAAGAGTCTCACTTGAGCAGAAGCCGTTTTTTTCTTTCCGACTGAATAAGTATACGTTTGAGTCATAGCTTAGGGTAAAATTATAATGATAGTGTTTCTGGTTGTTGAGCATTGTATGTATGCTCACTTCCTGTAAAGAGTTTAAGTCTTGCAGACATAGTACTTCTCAGTTTATTTTTTGGAAGCATACCACTTATTGCAGCTTCAAGAGGACGAGTTGGCTTCTTCACTAATAGTTTATTAAGTGGAGTTGAAATAAGTCCTCCAAGATAACCTGTATGTCTGTGATACATCTTATCTTTAAGTTTATTTCAAGTTACAACAAATTTATCACAGT
This sequence is a window from Candidatus Gracilibacteria bacterium. Protein-coding genes within it:
- the rplM gene encoding 50S ribosomal protein L13; amino-acid sequence: MKTITPKQIPASDRKWFIIDAEGQTLGRLSTTIATVLRGKNKVDFATHMDNGDYVIVINCDKFVVTGNKLKDKMYHRHTGYLGGLISTPLNKLLVKKPTRPLEAAISGMLPKNKLRSTMSARLKLFTGSEHTYNAQQPETLSL